The Ruminococcaceae bacterium BL-4 region GCTTTTTATAATTCCGACGCAATTATCCAAGAGCTGCTTTTTTTAGGCAAAACACTGGATGACGCCAGAGAGAGCGGAATTGCAAGCGGCTGTGTTGAAACCGGAACCGCCGGAAAAGAAGCTTATGTCTTGACGGGGTATCTAAATATCCCGAAAGTATTTGAATTAGTGATGAACCGCGGATTTGATTCCTATACCGGTAAACAAGTGGCTTTGGATCTGGGAGATTTACGGGAATGCAGCTCTTATGACGAGGTCTATCGTGCATTTTATAAGCAGCTCAAGTATGTGGTGGATGTCAAGATTGCAGGCAATAATGTTATTGAGCGCATGTATATGGAGAATATGCCGGTTCCGCTGCTGTCCGTCATTACTGATGACTGCATTAAGTCCGGAAAAGATTACAATGAAGGTGGCGCCCGTTACAACACAAGCTATATCCAGTGCGTTGGCATTGCCACCATTACGGATACTTTGGCTGTTATAAAAAAGGATGTCTTTGAGGATCATAAGTTTTCTATGGATCAATTGCTGAAAGCCTGTAAAGCCGACTTTAAAGGCTACGACGATCTGTTTGATATTGTTTACAATAAGACGCCAAAGTACGGCAACGACGATGATTATGCAGATTTGATTTTGAAAAATGTCGCTAATGCGTTACAGCAGGTAATTGCGGGACGCACGACTCCCAAAGGTTCCAAAACCGTTGTGGAATTTTTGCCGACCACTTGCCATGTTTACTTTGGCGAGGTGATGGAGGCAAGTCCAAACGGACGTCACGCCGGTATTCCTTTGCCGGATGGAATTTCTCCTGAAAAGGGAGCCGACCGCAACGGTCCTACCGCGGTCATTAAATCCTGTTCTAAAATCGACCAGTTGAAAACCGGCGGCGCATTGCTGAATCAGAAATTTACTCCCGCTTCGATTGCCGGAGAAAAGGGAATTGACAATGTAGCAGCGCTGATTCGTTCCTATTTCGCTTTGGATGGTCATCACATTCAGTTTAATGTTATTGATAAAGAGACCCTTCTGGACGCTCAAAAGCACCCCGAGGAATATGAAAATTTGATTGTCCGGGTTGCAGGATACAGCGACTATTTCAACAATCTCGATCGTGCACTGCAAGATGAAATTATTAGCCGCACTGAACAGAGTTTCTAATAATTGATAAACAAAAAGAGCCTGCCAACACCGCATTAAGCTGGTGCTGACAGGCTCTTTTAATATTTATCTTAGCAAAGCTTTTTTATTAGAATCCTTATATTAGGAAGTGGGTTCATTTCCCTGATTGCGCAAAGGATTCGGATAATTTATGGTTAGAATTTTTGCAATTCGGTTTGTTCGGTTTGTCCAGTTATGGGGATTCTTTGAAAGAATTTGAATTCCATCACCAGGATAAAGTGAATAGACATTGTCACCGACAAAAACAGTGACAACTCCTTCCAAAACAAAAATGAATTCTTCTCCAACGTGACCGTACAGCTCCAAATTCACCGTACTATCATCATTATCGTCCGAAGGCATCAGTACATACAATCTCGGAAGGATGTTAAAAGACTCCACATCGTTGCTCAGAATGTACTGAAGGATATTTAAGCTGATCTGCCTGCAAGGAAGATCATAGCTGTGAACGATAGGGTCAGAATGACTGATTTTTGGCTCTTGAAAAAAAGTAGAGATATTGACTCCCAACGCATTGGCAATTTTATTTAAAGAATCAATGGCGATATTTGAGATTCCACGTTCCAGCTGAGAAAGAAATCCTACCGAAAGTTCGGTCTTTTCACTCAGTTGTTTTAAAGTCATTTCTTGCTTTTTTCGCAGAGCTTTAACTTTCGCACCAATTGTTACCGTGGGGTTCATTGATACTCTCCTTACATTAAATACACTATTAAAAATATGATATACTACAATAGGAAAAAAGTCAATCACAGCAAGGAAAAAGCCCCAAAATGATCATTCAACAACTGCTTTAAAATGCGGGCAGCCAACAGCTAGAAAATCCACAGTCTCTTAAAAAACTGCATTTCATACTGGAATCGTAGCTTTTGGAAAAAGAAAACACACTTCATACTATTTAAAAATCGGCAAAACAAAGCCCCGAAAATGGCTTTCTATCACCATTTTCGGGGCTTTTAATCTGGTGGACGTTATAGGACTCGAACCTATGACCTTCCGCACGTCAAGCGGATGCTCTAGCCAGCTGAGCTAAACGTCCAAAAATTGAATGCTTGTCTATTATATATGATTAGATGAAAAAATGCAAGTCCTATTTCGAGAAAATCGCGGATTGATTGCTTGTATTCTGGCGGAAAATTCGGTATAATAGGAAAAAACCAAAACATTCAGGAATTGGAGGAATCGACCGTGTCAATCGGATTAGTGCTGGAAGGTGGCGGAATGCGCGGCGCTTATACCAGTGGAGTTTTGGATGTCTTTTTGGATGAAGAAATTTTTTTCCCAAAGGTCTATGGCGTCTCAGCAGGAGCTTGTAACGCACTGAGCTATGTTTCCCGACAAAAGGGGCGAAATCGCCAAATCTTTTCGAAATATGCAACAGATAACCGATATGTGAGCGTTAAAAATCTGCAGGAAAAAGGGTCCCTTTTCGATTTTGATTTTCTTTTCGGTGAGCTTTTTCATGAGCTTATTCCGTTTGATTATCAAACTTTTTATCATTCTTCCATGCAGCTTTTTGTGGGTGCAACAGACCTTATGAGCGGGATGGAAGTTTATTATCCGAAAGAATCGTTGGATGAAACATTTACCGCAGTAAAAGCTTCCAGCTCATTGCCGTTTTTATCGCAGATTGTGAAATTGGATGGAAAATTTTTACTCGATGGAGGAATCGCGGCTCCGATTCCATTGGAACGTTCTATTTTTGATGGAAATCAGTTTCATGTTGTTGTTTTGACGCGTGACTATTCTTATCGCAAAGACTTAAAACCGGATTTTTCTCCCGCAATGCTGCGTACAGTTTATGGACAGTATCCGGGAATGATTTCTGCGATGATGGTACGGGCAGAAACTTATAACAGTGAGCTACAGGTAGTTCGCCGGCAGGAACAGGCCGGAAAAGTATTGGCAATTCGCCCAAGCCGTCCTATTGATATCAGCCGCTATGAAAAGGATCCTCAAAAATTGGAGAATATCTATCAGCTTGGCGTTCAGGATGCTAAAAAGAAACTCCCTCAAATTTGGGACTTGATGAAACGATCAAATTGATTCAAAATCCGTTCTGTAAAGATGCAGAGCGGATTTTTTATACAAGCTTTCATTGCTTGACTTTTTTAATATTGAATGTTATGATATTAAATGCGAATAGTTTGCATTTAGGAGGCTCCATTTGAAACGGTTACTAGCTTTTTTGCTTTCTGCGCTTCTGATTTTTACAATGACAGGGTGTGGACGAAGGGAACAACATTCGGCAAAATTTCGAATTGTAGCGTCATTTTATCCGATTTATATTATGGCGTTAAACTTAACAGAGAATATTCCGGATGTTGTGGTCGATAATATGGCTGGTCAACAGACGGGGTGTCTGCATGACTATCAACTGCAGTCTTCCGATATGCAGAATCTTTCCAGTGCAGATGTCTTTTTGATTAATGGAGACGGGATGGAAAGCTTCCTCGAAAAAGTTGCACAGCAGCTGCCAAACCTCGAAATCATTAACAGCGGCAAGGGGATTCAGACGATTCCCGGAGAAGGAAATGAAGAGGTCAATCCACATATTTGGGTAAGCATTTCCAATGCGATTTTACAGGTGGAGAACCTTTCACAGGGACTGCAAAAGGCAGATCCGGCGCATGCAGCGCAGTATAGCGAAAATGCACATACGTATGAAGAAAAACTGAAAACACTGCGGGAAGAAATGCATAAAGCAGTTGACCCGCTTCCCAATAAAGCAATTGTGACTTTTCATGAGGCGTTTCCTTATTTTGCAGAAGAATTCGGTTTGACGATTGCAAAAGTGGTCAACCGTGAACCAGATAGTCAGCCAAGTGCCAAAGAGTTGGCAGAAACAATTCATATTGTGGAAGAGAGCGGTGTAAAAGCAGTTTTCGCGGAGCCTCAGTATCCAAAATCTGCTGCGGATATTGTTGCAAAGGAAAGTGGAATCAAAGTCTATTCTTTGGATCCGGCCGTGACGGGCGCAAATGATCCGGATGCGTATCTCGATGCGATGCGGTCTAATATGGAAGTTTTAAAGGAGGCCCTATCGTGAACGAGGTGAAGAGAACCACCTGCAAATGCAGTACAGAGATTCGAAATTTAAGTGTGACGAAACGGGATGGAATTTTATTGCATGATGTCAATCTTGATATTCATCATGGAGAAATTCTTGCGCTGATTGGCAGAAATGGAGCGGGAAAGACGACCCTTTTAAAAGCTCTTTTGGGGCGTATTCCTTACACAGGCTCGATTACGTTTCATAATCCGGAAGGGAAATTGCTCTCTCACCCACATATTGGATATGTGCCGCAGAATATGCTGTTTGACAGAGATACACCGATGACGGTTCTGGATATGCTTTGCGCAAATTTGACACGGTTTCCGGTCTGGTTGGGACATCGAAAGCAACAGCGCCAAAAGGCTTTGGAGATGCTCAAAAGAGTTGGCGCACGGGAAAACCTTTTGGATAAACGGCTGGGAACGCTCTCTGGCGGCGAAATGCAGCGGGTATTGCTTGCTTTCGCGCTCTATCCAAAACCGGACCTGCTCCTTTTAGATGAGCCGGTTTCGGCGGTCGACCGCATGGGAATTGAGACTTTTTATGACTTGGTAACAGTGATGCGAAAGGAACATGCCATGCCGATTCTGCTGGTGAGCCATGATCTTGCGCATGTAGAGAAATATGCGACCTGCGCCGCACTTTTGGACAAAACAATCATAGTGAGCGGCCCGGTTCGGCAGGTTATGCAGACCAACGCCGTTAAGGAAGCATTCGGATTAAAGTTGGCAGGGGGAAGATGAGCATGGAATGGTTTTATCGTTTGGTTGATACACTTCTGCCGTTTCAATGGACCGAATTTGGTTACATGAAGAATGCACTTTTGGCAATTGTTCTGATTACCCCGCTTTTTGGACTTGTAGGGACGATGATTGTCAATAATAAAATGGCATTTTTTAGCGATGCCTTGGGTCATTCTGCATTGACCGGAATTGCGATCGGCGTCATGCTTGGGATTGATAACTATCTGATTTCGATGATGGGGTTTGCACTTTTGTTTGCGCTGGGAATTTCTGCGGTGATGCGGAAGGCTTCTTCTTCTGCAGATACCATTATCGGAGTTTTTGCTTCTACCGGGCTTGCTTTGGGAGTGGTTTTGCTTTCAGCTGCCGGAGGA contains the following coding sequences:
- a CDS encoding DNA-binding protein; the encoded protein is MNPTVTIGAKVKALRKKQEMTLKQLSEKTELSVGFLSQLERGISNIAIDSLNKIANALGVNISTFFQEPKISHSDPIVHSYDLPCRQISLNILQYILSNDVESFNILPRLYVLMPSDDNDDSTVNLELYGHVGEEFIFVLEGVVTVFVGDNVYSLYPGDGIQILSKNPHNWTNRTNRIAKILTINYPNPLRNQGNEPTS
- a CDS encoding Patatin family protein, whose amino-acid sequence is MSIGLVLEGGGMRGAYTSGVLDVFLDEEIFFPKVYGVSAGACNALSYVSRQKGRNRQIFSKYATDNRYVSVKNLQEKGSLFDFDFLFGELFHELIPFDYQTFYHSSMQLFVGATDLMSGMEVYYPKESLDETFTAVKASSSLPFLSQIVKLDGKFLLDGGIAAPIPLERSIFDGNQFHVVVLTRDYSYRKDLKPDFSPAMLRTVYGQYPGMISAMMVRAETYNSELQVVRRQEQAGKVLAIRPSRPIDISRYEKDPQKLENIYQLGVQDAKKKLPQIWDLMKRSN
- a CDS encoding Zinc ABC transporter, periplasmic-binding protein ZnuA gives rise to the protein MKRLLAFLLSALLIFTMTGCGRREQHSAKFRIVASFYPIYIMALNLTENIPDVVVDNMAGQQTGCLHDYQLQSSDMQNLSSADVFLINGDGMESFLEKVAQQLPNLEIINSGKGIQTIPGEGNEEVNPHIWVSISNAILQVENLSQGLQKADPAHAAQYSENAHTYEEKLKTLREEMHKAVDPLPNKAIVTFHEAFPYFAEEFGLTIAKVVNREPDSQPSAKELAETIHIVEESGVKAVFAEPQYPKSAADIVAKESGIKVYSLDPAVTGANDPDAYLDAMRSNMEVLKEALS
- a CDS encoding ABC transporter domain-containing protein, producing MNEVKRTTCKCSTEIRNLSVTKRDGILLHDVNLDIHHGEILALIGRNGAGKTTLLKALLGRIPYTGSITFHNPEGKLLSHPHIGYVPQNMLFDRDTPMTVLDMLCANLTRFPVWLGHRKQQRQKALEMLKRVGARENLLDKRLGTLSGGEMQRVLLAFALYPKPDLLLLDEPVSAVDRMGIETFYDLVTVMRKEHAMPILLVSHDLAHVEKYATCAALLDKTIIVSGPVRQVMQTNAVKEAFGLKLAGGR